From the genome of Salvia splendens isolate huo1 chromosome 7, SspV2, whole genome shotgun sequence:
cCAAGAATTGAAGCAACACCTCTCGATGACTTAAAAGCACGGCAGATAAGAGATGCTTAAGAGGCTAAAAGATTTTATCGAAAATAGGAAGAAGTCCGCAATAGTGAGCTTGAAGAAGAATGAAGAACTCTCTATTAGACTTTTACGCTTGTCATGGCCTTAGAGAGCAAAATGATacgttaaaactcttaaatcttgtctcACATTTACTCGGTGATAATCTTAGTTCCTCTATATAACCCTCCCTCTTATAAGGCATTtgaaggggtgagtggcccattagagcacccacaaccgtgctcttgccaacgagcacggttgtgggcccgacgtCACTATTCCTGCccgctcttaggcaagagcacaacacccacaaaattaaaaattacataattaaaatactaaaaattaaaaattacataattaaattcgtaaaattaaaaaaatccgcTACGcattgccgaatttcgcccacatgtgtttgattaggtcttcttgtagctcaacatgggttcgggtatcgcgcattgtgtgtcttgtttcgatcctctcacccatcGTCGTagcgcttgagcttccggcttcatcctcgtcgtagaagctagccgccctcggtccttcgtcggctataatcatgttgtgtaagataatatacgtgtacatgatgtcggcgatattgttcaagtaccacagccgagccagggccttcacaatgttgaatcgggtttgaaggaccccaaaggctctttcgacgtcttttcacgcggactcttgacgctgcctaaaaagaacctgtctcgggtcttgcgggttgctgagcgtcttcacgaaagtcgaccaccttgggtagataccatcggcgagataataacccatgtggtatgtatttctgttgacggtgaagtcgatcgccggtgctacaccattcaacacatcattgaagaggggtgaagaatagagcacgttcaagtcgttgttggatccgacaacgccgaaatatgcatgccaaatccataggcggtagtcggcgaccgcctcaaggataagtgttgggtcgccgcctttgtggccgcttaagtgttgccccctccaagcagtcgggcaattcttccacctccaatgcatgcagtcaatgctgccaagcatttcgggaaagccatggactgattcgtgaagacgaagcaaccgttggcaatcatcggtggtgggtgcccgaatgaattcatcaccgaaagctatACGAACGCTCTCGCAAAAaattttaagacaaaggattccagtggactcaccgacaagcaaatactcgtcgaagagtgataaggctaatttcatgcattggttaggaGGATAAActcatgcatttacggggtctaacgcaTTTTTTAAGCTAGGTGTGTGGAAGATATCGCCATGccaaggaagaaaggaagacaaTTGTCTGGCGAAGGAAATATGgcaataaagtgagcattatgaaggaaaaatagccagacggaggagatcgctaagctgaagggcagaacagagatttcaagtgaaggcttctagaagatcacctcTGCATCTATATaagagagagcatgcaatttacagagggagagagaaaattTTCTTTTGGCTCTCAGCTCACTCgcacacacttctacacacttgggttTCGGAATTTGAGAGGGGTTCGAGTTTCACTTTCGGTTTGATGTTGCGTACCACCGTCCTCacgtagggcgaagaaacaatttactgttttcatttcagtttctgctgtgaatttcaccgagtcttcgttgttcgaagctcggcttttgTTGACTGTTGAAATACTATTGATTCttctatgcaatttctattttccgttatgatgatgttgatttcgagtatggatgatgtttgtttctgagtttgtggttgtttacttgaatggatgcgcatctggacctgtttggaagaattcaacacgggcggacaatgtgttgacaatatgcataaacaggcgctttgacatgcgaaaacggcgcctgaagtaatccgCCAGAAACCGCGgcgggtcggcaaaatagtcggcaacgagcctttcatgggctccctcccggtcacgatggatgtagcggcgagttgatctagttggttgaggaggaggggcgggggtattcgctgcgacatatgcatCATAAGTGGCACGATGTTGTgtgtagtattcttgttcttcgcgctccgctttcgcaataagatgggtgaaatccatttgaggttttgagtgagagatgaaggtgtagataagttgtatgaaaaatatgaatgagagatgatttgatgtggaaaatgaaagatgaatgtgtgtatttatagatgattttggggaaaaaaataaataaaaaaatacagaaaaacgggcaaaaatggccattttttggggattgggaaaatattttttttatttttaatcggtttttataattaaaaaccgaatttttgaaaaaataaataaaaatattcaaatgcaacggcatagccgttgcccaatcgcagcacgacacgtcacctgctcgctggcacggacgtgctcgatgcatcgagtagcgccgtaacagcggcgcgagcgcagcggcggacgacGTCTTCCGTGCCTAAAGATAATGGTGTCATTACTTAACTTGTGTGACTATTGGCTAATGCATGATCTGTTAGATTACCCTTTGCTGGTTGAATTCAAATATAGACAAAAATCTCAATGCACGTGTAATTATTTTAGACATAATCTTATTGTTTTTTATATccaatttatctatttatttagtAATTTTAGCATAGTAGTAATAAGAGATAAGATAGCTCACCTCCTCCCTTCTCTTCCGCCGTGTCAACCCTCTATCTCGTGGCGGCGCCGCCCAAATTCCGCTGGCAACCCCCTAGTCAAAACAGTCtccaacaaaataaaaaaaaggccACCTCCACAAATCAAGTGAGCAACTAGATCAACTGTTGTTCTGTTTATATCATTCGCTGCGTAACTTCTTTTTTCAGAAaatcgttttttttaattgtgcgAATGGGACCTTTCTAGATTTCGACATTTGGCTTCTCCAGTTTTTTTCCTATTCATGAAATGAAAATTATGCGATAATTGAAATGTAGAGAAGATGGCATGATTTTTGCAAATCGCGTGAGGTTTTTTTTCGTTTCGTTTTTCGTCACTTCGCTACCACCGGATTATGCAGCGTTATTATTTCTCTGAATAGGGTTTGTTTGGATTGAGTCATCAAGCAACGCATACGAAAAGGGGGATACAGCGCTACGAATTGGAAAACATGATAGGTTTTACCATTGTACTGTAGTTCATTTGATCGATCCGTGGTCTATGTTGAATCATACTACTACTCAACTTAGAAATTGATGTTTcgtataaataaatatgtattggTTTGATTGTCTTGTTTACGTATTATCAATGGTTATGGCATTTATTTTTGTAGGAATATTGAAGCTGAGACGATTCCCAAACTATATTTTTGCAGTTCCAATGGCTGTCTCACCCTCAGAAGCAGCCCCTCGAGTTTTGCCTGGGGCGGTGCCATTCCAGGTCTTTAGAAATTTGAGATCAGCTTCACGGCTTTCCTTTAAGTATGGTAGCCAAAATGATAGATCCGTATCACAAAAGAACCAGGGCAATTGCTTAAATTCTTTGCGTTGCAATTGCATCGGGAGAGAAAGTGCTCGAGAGACTTCTAGAGAGGACATAAGTAAAAGGTTGGTTAATGATATAGCCAAGGATCTTGATGATCAAAGGCTTGAAGCAGCACAACATTTGAAACATGAGAAGGAAGGTCCTCGGCATGGTGATGAATTGGCATCTGATACAGCAGTTGGCCAAACTATTAGTAGAACGGATGCAAATTCTTTGGAGGAAGAAGCGTGGAATCTATTGCGAGCATCAATGGTGTATTATTGTGGCAGTCCAGTCGGGACCATTGCTGCAAATGATCCAAGTGACTCGAATATGCTTAACTACGATCAAGTGTTTATACGTGATTTTGTACCTTCGGGGATTGCTTTCCTGTTGAATGGAGAATATGAAATTGTTAGGAACTTCATCCTTCACACGCTTCAGCTGCAGGTAATGTTCATTATTCTGATTAGCCATATTTGAATATGCCACTTACAGCTCCTCAACTCTAGTCATTGGTTCTGTTATAGTATCATATTACTATCCTAAATGAATGAGTTGTCCATTTTATCCATTTCTATGTTTTGAAAGAAAAGCATGggcttttttaattttactaattaTAAGGCATCAACAAATTGCACTTTTTGCATGTTCATGAGTTATTTACTGGTTTTTCTCTATGCATTCTTAGGGCCACTGAAATTAATTAATGCATTCCCAGTTGTAAATACTTATTATATGTACATTAAAGTTTTAGAAATCCAATTGCTCTTTTCTTTGTTTCGTGCTGCAGGTTCATTGGTTGCCATGATTGCATCTGTTTTTAAATAGTTGTACATAATAATACAAGCTTCCATATTATACTAGTCAACTTTACACTGGATCTGAAATATTACACATTTCCTTTGTACCCTGCATTGGTGTTTCTACAATGAAAGAGAGAGATGATCATAACAAATGATCATAGCAAAATTGACTTTCTGTATTTTTGGTCTTGCTgttttttgttttgaataaaTATCTTTCTTCTATATGAACAGAGTTGGGAGAAAACTATAGATTGCCATAGTCCTGGACAAGGACTAATGCCAGCAAGTTTTAAAGTACGTGTTGTGCCACTAGATGGTGATGATTCTGCAACTGAAGAGGTGTTAGATCCCGACTTTGGAGAGGCTGCAATTGGTCGGGTGGCGCCAGTTGATTCTGGTTGGTACATTTTGCTCTCATTATGGCATTTCTGACTATCTGGAATCTGGGCATGTTGAACATCATTACTGTGCTGCTCAGGTTTATGGTGGATCATATTGTTACGTGCATATGGAAAAAGTTCAGGAGACCTTTCTGTCCAGCAAAGGATTGATGTACAGACTGGCATTAAGATGATTTTAAAGCTTTGTTTGGCAGATGGTTTCGATATGTTTCCAACCTTGTTAGTAACAGATGGATCTTGCATGATAGATCGCCGCATGGGAATCCATGGCCACCCACTCGAAATTCAGGttttctttattctttcttctatTGCAATCATGACTCTCAAATGCCTTATTATACAAGGTTTTCTGTCCTCTGTAGCAAAATGTTCATATGTAAGTGTTCATGATTAAATGAAATTTCTCCCAGCCATGCGCCTCATTGATCCTTGGTCAAGAAATATACTGCTACTAAAGTTGGCTGTAAATCACTAAGATTTTGCTTCTTAGAATCATAAGCAAGAAATTCCTAGTATTTATCTAATGAAGCACAATTACTAAGTTTTAACCCACTAGCTTTAAATTATGCATAGATGTGCTTCCCTCCCCTCCCTTTCTTCTAGATGGATCTTTTTCAGTTAGTAATTTCTTTTTCAGTTAGTAATTCCTAGTTAGTATACCTTTATATCTTGCAGGCATTATTCTATTCTGCTCTGCTTTGTGCACGTGAAATGCTTGCTCCTGAGGAAGCTTCTGCAGACCTCACGATGGCACTGAACAACCGGTTAGTTGCTTTATCAATTCACATCCGGGAGTACTACTGGATTGATATGAAGAAACTGAATGAAATTTATCGATACAAGACAGAAGAGTACTCGTTTGATGCAATCAACAAGTTCAACATCTACCCAGATCAAATTTCTCCCTGGCTTGTGGACTGGATGCCCCAAAGAGGAGGCTATCTTATTGGAAACCTGCAGCCGGCACATATGGACTTCCGATTCTTCTCACTTGGAAATCTATGGGCTATAGCATGCAGCCTTGCCACCACTCAGCAGTCACATGCTATATTGGATCTTATTGAAGCCAAATGGTCTGATCTTGTTAGCAACATGCCGTTGAAAATTTGTTACCCAGCGTTAGAGGGTCAGGAATGGAGCATAATCACAGGAAGTGATCCAAAGAACACGTAATGTTTTCTTTTTCAAGTCTCTTGTTGCATTAGTTGGACTTTGTTtttcatagaatgatatgtattgttTGTGTTTGTGCAGGCCTTGGTCTTACCACAATGGAGGTTCGTGGCCTACATTGCTCTGGCAGGTAAAGTCCAATCTGTTACACACACTTCTTGTTCATGCTagttttgttcttgttttccCGTGGACTAATCTATCACAATTATTCTTCAAATTATGAAGTTGAATGTACTGCATAAACACGCACAGTAATTTGCTGAGGGTTACTCTAAAAAAGATTGTAGGCTCGAATGCATTTGAAGATATCTGCTTCTGTTATCTCTGATTCGCTTTTTTATGTTCCGCATCAGTCATCATTTGAATTCAGTGTTTCAAAATGACCCTAATGCAAGCAAAGATATCAACTGGAAAAGGATTGTTGAGCAAAATTACTAGTTTTGTGATACTAACAATATCATGCTCTTATTTGCTGTTTATCATGGTTGCTGTTATGTGGAGACACAGACTACAACCGGGGTTATTTACTTCCCTCTATGACCAATAGTTGAACTGCAAGTTCGGTTTGTTTTTCTAATCCTTGAAATCTTTGGTCTTTCAGCTGACAGTGGCATGTTTAAAAATGAATAGACCAGAGATTGCTGAAAATGCAATCAAGATTGCTGAAAAACGCCTGGCAAAGGATAAGTGGCCAGAGTACTACGACACCAAGGGAGCAAGATTCATAGGGAAACAGGCGCGACTGTTCCAGAGCTGGTCTATTGCAGGTTATCTGGTGGCAAAACTCCTCATGAAAAACCCAAGTGCTGCTAACATTCTAGTGAGTGTTGAAGATGCAGAGCTTTTGAATGTCTTCTCTTGTGCACTGAATGCTAATCCAAGGGGAAAACGTCGAAAGGGACCCAAACAGAGCTTTATCATATGACTTGCTGCTATATAATCCCGAGTATCTTTCCACTTGTGGTTGCAGATTTTGAAGCCGGCAACAAATCTCATCAAGTTTTTTCATGAGTTGCCCCTCAAATTCTTGTGTCGAATTCTAAAGTCACTGTACATCAAATAAGCCCTGATATGTATATGAATATTAAAGTGACAATCTGACTTGCTATATCCTATCAACATATTTTTTACAAATGAAAATACAGTATAAAATTTCACTTCCAACTagatatagtactactatacaCAGACATAATCTTCAAATAAACAAgataaaaataatcatattaCGGAGTCATTTAAAATTAGATAGGAtttcttttacattttcttgattattaattaaattttgttaacaGTGaacattataaattaaatttactatGGTAGTGTTTGGTTTCATAGATAAAATGGTACCAAGATATATTCTAGgattaaattgtaaaattatttttgttataggGTTGACTATGATTAATTCTcacatgattattcatctaagaattgagttgtgggattcAATGTCATGAATCAAACACACTGCATATTTTATCTCGAGATATAATCTTGCGAACCTATATGAATGATtacatattattttaaaatataattgtaattaataataataagattATCTAAAAGTTCATTTTGTTACATTAAATCCTCTCTATTATATCATGAAATTAAGTTATGAAGTAATTAAGTTATGatcatactttttatttatgcaGATTGTCTTATCTATAGTACTACTACATATCAAGAAAAAAGATAAGCAAttcaatcaaattttaaatgtcTAGAGTAATATGATTATTCTTTTTTACTATTGACTTAAagattatgtatatatgtttatTTACATAAAGATTAGCATAGtttccataatttaatattatgctttatctgaaaaattaaatatgtttccataatttatatatttagtcggaagtgaaattttatatattacCGCTTATCAAAAATGTATTAATAAGACATACCCAATGAGATTGCTATGTTGGTATACTATGACCactgaatatttttttcaattacgAAATGTACGCCAAATTCTATTTCTTAATTGTCAAGATTTATGATCTCCATCATAACGAAATTTCTCAAGGAGCAAAGAGTTGTAACGCTCCAAAATTTAAAAGTTGATTTGAGTGAGTacaataagaataaaataataggagtactataattttttttaaaaataacggTAAAGAATTTTAAATCAATCTGTAATATACTAAAATATGAGAAGTTAAATAATGTTCGGccttttcattttaattgttacTTAGTGCATGCATAGTTATTGAGTAGTTAGTTGTTAAAACTAGATAATGAGTTGGTTTATCTTTAGTTACGTAGTAAGTGCGACCAGAAGAAataacaaaacacacacacactctctctctctctctctcgcttcaACACCCAAGATCAGATCCTTGCGAAATTAAGGTAGGAATTCTAGAAGTGGTTTAAGACTAAATCATCAGAAGTTGTATGGTGAGAAGGGGCtgaacaatcaagaaataaaaaaattggagaAGATGAAATGAACTACAGTGGCTACCGAGGTGGattgaggaagaagatgacaCGATTAAATAAGTT
Proteins encoded in this window:
- the LOC121742033 gene encoding neutral/alkaline invertase 3, chloroplastic-like isoform X2 — encoded protein: MIVPMAVSPSEAAPRVLPGAVPFQVFRNLRSASRLSFKYGSQNDRSVSQKNQGNCLNSLRCNCIGRESARETSREDISKRLVNDIAKDLDDQRLEAAQHLKHEKEGPRHGDELASDTAVGQTISRTDANSLEEEAWNLLRASMVYYCGSPVGTIAANDPSDSNMLNYDQVFIRDFVPSGIAFLLNGEYEIVRNFILHTLQLQSWEKTIDCHSPGQGLMPASFKVRVVPLDGDDSATEEVLDPDFGEAAIGRVAPVDSGLWWIILLRAYGKSSGDLSVQQRIDVQTGIKMILKLCLADGFDMFPTLLVTDGSCMIDRRMGIHGHPLEIQALFYSALLCAREMLAPEEASADLTMALNNRLVALSIHIREYYWIDMKKLNEIYRYKTEEYSFDAINKFNIYPDQISPWLVDWMPQRGGYLIGNLQPAHMDFRFFSLGNLWAIACSLATTQQSHAILDLIEAKWSDLVSNMPLKICYPALEGQEWSIITGSDPKNTPWSYHNGGSWPTLLWQLTVACLKMNRPEIAENAIKIAEKRLAKDKWPEYYDTKGARFIGKQARLFQSWSIAGYLVAKLLMKNPSAANILVSVEDAELLNVFSCALNANPRGKRRKGPKQSFII
- the LOC121742033 gene encoding neutral/alkaline invertase 3, chloroplastic-like isoform X1; this translates as MIGILKLRRFPNYIFAVPMAVSPSEAAPRVLPGAVPFQVFRNLRSASRLSFKYGSQNDRSVSQKNQGNCLNSLRCNCIGRESARETSREDISKRLVNDIAKDLDDQRLEAAQHLKHEKEGPRHGDELASDTAVGQTISRTDANSLEEEAWNLLRASMVYYCGSPVGTIAANDPSDSNMLNYDQVFIRDFVPSGIAFLLNGEYEIVRNFILHTLQLQSWEKTIDCHSPGQGLMPASFKVRVVPLDGDDSATEEVLDPDFGEAAIGRVAPVDSGLWWIILLRAYGKSSGDLSVQQRIDVQTGIKMILKLCLADGFDMFPTLLVTDGSCMIDRRMGIHGHPLEIQALFYSALLCAREMLAPEEASADLTMALNNRLVALSIHIREYYWIDMKKLNEIYRYKTEEYSFDAINKFNIYPDQISPWLVDWMPQRGGYLIGNLQPAHMDFRFFSLGNLWAIACSLATTQQSHAILDLIEAKWSDLVSNMPLKICYPALEGQEWSIITGSDPKNTPWSYHNGGSWPTLLWQLTVACLKMNRPEIAENAIKIAEKRLAKDKWPEYYDTKGARFIGKQARLFQSWSIAGYLVAKLLMKNPSAANILVSVEDAELLNVFSCALNANPRGKRRKGPKQSFII
- the LOC121742033 gene encoding neutral/alkaline invertase 3, chloroplastic-like isoform X3, with amino-acid sequence MAVSPSEAAPRVLPGAVPFQVFRNLRSASRLSFKYGSQNDRSVSQKNQGNCLNSLRCNCIGRESARETSREDISKRLVNDIAKDLDDQRLEAAQHLKHEKEGPRHGDELASDTAVGQTISRTDANSLEEEAWNLLRASMVYYCGSPVGTIAANDPSDSNMLNYDQVFIRDFVPSGIAFLLNGEYEIVRNFILHTLQLQSWEKTIDCHSPGQGLMPASFKVRVVPLDGDDSATEEVLDPDFGEAAIGRVAPVDSGLWWIILLRAYGKSSGDLSVQQRIDVQTGIKMILKLCLADGFDMFPTLLVTDGSCMIDRRMGIHGHPLEIQALFYSALLCAREMLAPEEASADLTMALNNRLVALSIHIREYYWIDMKKLNEIYRYKTEEYSFDAINKFNIYPDQISPWLVDWMPQRGGYLIGNLQPAHMDFRFFSLGNLWAIACSLATTQQSHAILDLIEAKWSDLVSNMPLKICYPALEGQEWSIITGSDPKNTPWSYHNGGSWPTLLWQLTVACLKMNRPEIAENAIKIAEKRLAKDKWPEYYDTKGARFIGKQARLFQSWSIAGYLVAKLLMKNPSAANILVSVEDAELLNVFSCALNANPRGKRRKGPKQSFII